A section of the Rossellomorea marisflavi genome encodes:
- the hisC gene encoding histidinol-phosphate transaminase: MVMKFKTREVLTKIDPYVLGKSTVELQREHGLGSICKLSENENIHGCSPKVVSWLKEGNGEFFLYPDGAATELRKEVSEFLGVRQGELVFGNGSDEVIRLLSRAYISEGDEAIMADVTFPRYHTNVFLEGGNSVRVPLVNGVHDLAGMKNAITDRTKLIFICNPNNPTGTIVGTEELLSFISSVPSHILLVLDEAYVEYVSDRNHLDTLPLLKRFENLVILRTFSKIYGLAGLRVGFGVMNEEVAGQLLKVKDVFNVNALAQGAAVKALHDQAFIRKCASLNEAGRSYLEGEFHRLGLAYFPSQANFIMVDTGKDGNLIAGELAKKGFLVRSGVLLGYPETIRVTIGTEQDNRAFVKALEYVLGRNISGYQA; encoded by the coding sequence ATGGTGATGAAGTTCAAGACGAGGGAAGTCCTTACAAAAATCGATCCGTATGTTCTTGGGAAATCGACTGTCGAATTACAAAGAGAGCATGGTCTCGGGTCCATTTGCAAGCTATCGGAAAATGAAAATATCCACGGCTGCTCCCCGAAGGTCGTCAGCTGGTTGAAGGAAGGGAATGGGGAGTTCTTCCTTTACCCGGACGGTGCGGCCACTGAACTTCGTAAAGAGGTGTCTGAATTCCTTGGGGTGCGCCAAGGAGAGCTTGTATTCGGAAATGGGTCGGATGAAGTGATCCGGCTTCTCTCGAGGGCCTATATCAGTGAAGGAGACGAAGCCATCATGGCCGATGTCACCTTCCCCCGCTATCATACAAATGTCTTCCTCGAAGGCGGAAATTCGGTAAGGGTGCCCCTGGTGAACGGAGTCCATGACCTGGCCGGGATGAAAAATGCCATCACTGATCGAACCAAACTGATCTTCATCTGCAATCCGAATAATCCCACTGGAACCATCGTCGGGACTGAAGAACTGCTGTCCTTCATTTCATCCGTTCCCTCACACATCCTCCTAGTATTGGACGAAGCGTACGTGGAATACGTGTCAGACAGAAATCACCTCGACACGCTCCCGCTTTTGAAACGCTTCGAAAATCTGGTGATCCTGAGGACTTTTTCAAAGATTTATGGTCTGGCGGGACTCAGGGTCGGCTTCGGAGTCATGAATGAGGAGGTAGCCGGACAGCTCCTCAAAGTGAAGGATGTCTTCAATGTGAATGCACTGGCCCAAGGAGCAGCCGTCAAGGCTCTCCACGATCAGGCGTTCATCAGGAAGTGTGCTTCGTTGAATGAAGCGGGCCGTTCCTATCTTGAGGGAGAATTTCACAGACTTGGGCTCGCGTACTTCCCTTCCCAGGCGAATTTTATCATGGTGGATACGGGGAAGGATGGGAATCTCATTGCCGGTGAATTGGCGAAGAAGGGGTTCCTGGTCAGGTCCGGGGTTCTTCTTGGCTATCCCGAGACCATTCGCGTGACAATCGGAACCGAACAGGATAATCGTGCTTTCGTCAAAGCCCTTGAATATGTGCTGGGGAGGAATATAAGTGGATATCAAGCCTGA
- a CDS encoding fumarylacetoacetate hydrolase family protein, giving the protein MKLVSFIEGDDVRAGLVSGDRVIDLHQASCGRLPKEMRRLIELGDEGIALMRELSALTGEYALSELSLVAPLPDPVSIRDFYAFEDHVRNARQRRGLAVVPEWYEMPVFYFTNHMSVSGPDAPITVPKGSACLDYELEIACVIGRRGKDIPVEQAEDYIYGYMIMNDWSARDLQREEMKVGLGPAKGKDFATTFGPYLVTRDELESYREGDRLDLEMTATVNGVLLSKGNYKEIHYTFPAMIARASENVMLIPGEVIGSGTVGTGCLLELGEEVHPWLVPGDVVELGITGLGILKNTISVREERDHVLSPDGDDPPQASYDVQKR; this is encoded by the coding sequence ATGAAGTTAGTGAGTTTTATAGAGGGAGATGACGTAAGGGCTGGCCTCGTAAGCGGTGACAGGGTGATTGACCTCCATCAGGCGAGCTGTGGCCGCTTACCGAAGGAGATGAGGCGCCTGATCGAACTGGGGGATGAAGGCATAGCGCTCATGCGCGAGCTCTCCGCCCTTACAGGGGAATATGCTCTCTCGGAGCTATCCCTCGTGGCTCCCCTGCCTGATCCAGTGAGCATTCGTGATTTTTATGCGTTTGAGGATCATGTAAGGAATGCCCGGCAGAGAAGGGGCCTTGCGGTCGTACCGGAATGGTATGAGATGCCGGTCTTCTACTTCACCAATCACATGAGTGTCTCAGGACCTGATGCGCCCATCACGGTTCCGAAAGGGAGCGCATGCTTGGATTACGAACTTGAAATTGCCTGCGTTATCGGTCGCAGAGGTAAAGACATTCCGGTTGAACAGGCAGAAGACTATATCTACGGCTATATGATCATGAACGACTGGAGTGCGAGGGATCTTCAGCGTGAAGAGATGAAGGTGGGTCTCGGACCGGCGAAAGGGAAAGACTTTGCCACCACCTTCGGCCCTTATCTTGTGACGAGGGATGAACTGGAATCCTATCGTGAAGGGGACCGTCTCGACCTGGAGATGACCGCGACGGTGAACGGGGTCCTTTTATCAAAAGGGAATTACAAGGAGATCCATTACACGTTTCCCGCCATGATTGCCAGGGCATCTGAAAATGTCATGCTCATTCCCGGGGAAGTGATCGGATCGGGGACCGTCGGCACAGGATGCCTCCTCGAGCTTGGTGAGGAAGTCCACCCATGGCTTGTACCCGGTGATGTTGTCGAGCTTGGCATCACCGGTCTCGGAATCTTGAAGAATACAATCAGTGTAAGGGAGGAAAGGGATCATGTATTATCGCCGGATGGGGACGATCCCCCACAAGCGTCATACGATGTTCAAAAAAGATGA
- a CDS encoding homogentisate 1,2-dioxygenase, protein MYYRRMGTIPHKRHTMFKKDDGSLYREQVMGTKGFSGTQSILYHHHLPTAVSEASYGGSYLPEFEEEGTLRHRHFFTDAIEKKGDALNAREYLLGNSDLLIGTASVKDAMSDFYRNGDGDEMLFIHYGAGKVETMFGTLSYGKGDYIIIPIGTIHRIIPEEETKILVVESFSQITTPRRYRNEYGQLLEHSPFCERDLSGPEVLESRDEKGEYRVLTKSRGSIHVHILDHHPLDVVGWDGYLYPWKFNIEDFEPITGRVHQPPPVHQTFEGHNFVVCSFVPRLYDYHPEAIPAPYNHSNVNSDELLYYVEGNFMSRKGIKRGSITLHPSGIPHGPHPGTTEASIGKKETLELAVMIDTFRPLKIVKKAKDVEDQAYMYTWV, encoded by the coding sequence ATGTATTATCGCCGGATGGGGACGATCCCCCACAAGCGTCATACGATGTTCAAAAAAGATGATGGAAGCCTCTACCGGGAGCAGGTGATGGGGACGAAGGGGTTCTCAGGGACCCAATCGATCCTTTATCATCATCATCTTCCGACTGCAGTCTCTGAAGCATCTTACGGAGGCAGCTACCTGCCTGAATTCGAAGAAGAGGGTACCCTTCGCCACCGCCACTTTTTCACAGATGCAATCGAGAAGAAGGGGGACGCCCTGAACGCCAGGGAATACCTTCTCGGGAATAGCGATCTCCTCATCGGGACTGCATCTGTGAAGGATGCGATGAGTGACTTCTACCGTAACGGTGATGGAGATGAGATGCTGTTCATCCACTACGGAGCAGGGAAAGTGGAGACGATGTTCGGCACCCTTTCTTACGGGAAAGGCGATTACATCATCATACCGATCGGCACCATCCACCGGATCATACCCGAGGAAGAGACAAAGATCCTAGTAGTCGAGTCATTCAGTCAGATCACCACTCCACGCAGGTATCGGAATGAATATGGCCAGCTCCTCGAGCACAGTCCATTCTGTGAGCGTGATCTTTCGGGACCGGAAGTGCTGGAATCCCGTGATGAAAAAGGTGAATATCGCGTCCTGACAAAGTCCCGCGGATCGATCCATGTTCATATCTTGGATCATCATCCCCTTGATGTCGTGGGATGGGACGGCTATCTTTATCCATGGAAGTTCAACATTGAAGACTTTGAGCCGATCACGGGCAGGGTCCATCAGCCGCCACCCGTGCACCAGACCTTCGAAGGCCATAATTTCGTGGTTTGCTCGTTCGTCCCGAGGCTTTATGATTATCACCCAGAGGCCATACCGGCCCCTTACAACCATAGCAACGTCAACAGCGACGAGCTCCTTTACTATGTAGAGGGGAATTTCATGAGCCGCAAGGGCATCAAGAGAGGATCGATCACCCTCCATCCAAGCGGGATTCCCCATGGGCCGCATCCTGGAACGACAGAAGCGAGCATCGGGAAAAAAGAAACATTGGAACTCGCCGTCATGATCGATACGTTCAGGCCCCTGAAAATCGTGAAGAAGGCAAAAGATGTCGAAGATCAAGCATATATGTATACATGGGTATAA
- a CDS encoding flavin reductase family protein, with protein MDIKPDQLPWQEAYKLVIGSILPRPIAFVSTVDEAGHANLAPFSFFTAISADPMLVCFSPMRRGTDGGKKDTLLNIEATKEFVINIVSETFVEQMNDCAKEYAHEVDEFEAAGLGKKPSVTVAPPAVSESRVQLECTLQDVLHFGDHPGAGSLVIGKVQCVRLDDELYDAGRIDSSTLEPVGRMAGQTYTKPLADTFELIRKR; from the coding sequence GTGGATATCAAGCCTGATCAGCTCCCATGGCAGGAAGCATATAAACTGGTCATCGGATCCATCCTTCCAAGACCGATTGCATTTGTTTCCACCGTGGATGAGGCGGGACATGCAAACCTCGCTCCGTTCAGCTTTTTCACGGCAATCAGCGCCGATCCCATGCTGGTCTGTTTTTCACCGATGCGAAGAGGCACCGATGGCGGAAAGAAGGATACGCTGTTGAATATCGAAGCGACGAAGGAATTTGTAATCAATATTGTCAGTGAAACGTTTGTAGAACAAATGAACGACTGTGCAAAGGAATATGCACATGAAGTGGATGAGTTCGAGGCAGCCGGACTTGGGAAGAAGCCATCGGTTACCGTGGCTCCCCCTGCTGTTTCGGAAAGCCGGGTCCAGTTGGAATGCACCCTGCAGGACGTCCTGCATTTCGGGGACCACCCAGGCGCAGGAAGCCTCGTGATAGGAAAAGTGCAGTGCGTGCGACTGGATGATGAGCTGTATGACGCCGGACGAATTGACTCATCCACGCTTGAGCCTGTTGGGAGGATGGCCGGCCAGACCTACACGAAGCCCCTCGCCGATACATTCGAATTGATCCGGAAGAGGTGA
- the hppD gene encoding 4-hydroxyphenylpyruvate dioxygenase codes for MEKMDKKPMKTEEIFPVRDVDYLEYFTGNAKQAAHFFCTAFGFKTVAYSGLETGNRDTVSYVLQQNKVRLVVTGSLHEGSRVAEFVRKHGDGIKDIALMVDDVEKAFKGAVERGAIEIMPPETLEDADGKLKKAVIGTYGDTIHTLIERKDYNGIFMPGYEKADSSRTERDAAIIAVDHVVGNVERMEEWVEYYEKVMGFKEMRHFSDEDITTEYSALMSKVMHNGGRIKFPINEPAEGKRKSQIQEYLEYYGGPGVQHIAVLTEDIVKTVGILKENGVEFLSTPDSYYDMLSERVGEIDEEISQIKELNILVDRDDEGYLLQIFTKPIVDRPTLFIEVIQRKGARGFGEGNFKALFESIEREQERRGNL; via the coding sequence ATGGAAAAGATGGATAAGAAGCCAATGAAGACCGAAGAAATCTTCCCGGTAAGGGATGTCGATTATCTTGAATATTTCACAGGGAATGCCAAGCAGGCGGCCCATTTCTTTTGTACAGCGTTTGGATTCAAAACAGTCGCATATTCCGGACTTGAAACAGGTAACCGCGATACCGTCTCTTATGTCCTTCAGCAGAATAAAGTAAGACTTGTTGTGACGGGGAGCCTTCACGAAGGCAGTCGTGTAGCGGAATTCGTCAGGAAGCATGGGGATGGAATCAAGGATATCGCCCTTATGGTGGATGATGTCGAAAAGGCTTTCAAAGGTGCGGTGGAGCGTGGTGCCATTGAAATCATGCCGCCGGAAACACTGGAAGATGCAGATGGGAAGCTGAAAAAAGCGGTGATCGGTACATACGGAGACACGATCCATACCTTGATTGAACGGAAGGATTACAACGGGATCTTCATGCCGGGGTATGAAAAAGCGGACTCTTCCAGAACAGAGCGTGATGCGGCCATCATCGCCGTCGACCACGTTGTGGGAAATGTCGAACGCATGGAAGAATGGGTGGAGTACTACGAGAAGGTGATGGGCTTCAAGGAAATGCGCCATTTCTCCGATGAGGATATCACGACAGAATACTCTGCCCTTATGTCCAAAGTGATGCACAATGGCGGCAGGATCAAGTTCCCGATCAACGAGCCGGCTGAAGGAAAGCGCAAATCCCAGATCCAGGAGTACCTGGAGTACTACGGCGGTCCAGGGGTACAGCATATCGCCGTTCTGACAGAGGATATCGTGAAGACAGTCGGGATCCTGAAGGAGAATGGTGTGGAATTCCTGAGCACCCCGGATTCCTATTACGATATGCTGTCTGAGCGTGTGGGAGAAATCGATGAAGAAATTTCTCAAATCAAGGAGTTAAACATCCTAGTGGATCGAGATGATGAAGGGTATCTTCTCCAGATCTTTACGAAGCCGATCGTGGATCGTCCGACTCTTTTCATTGAGGTCATCCAGCGCAAAGGGGCAAGGGGATTCGGTGAAGGAAACTTCAAAGCGTTGTTTGAATCAATCGAAAGAGAGCAGGAGCGTCGCGGAAATCTCTAA
- the ilvE gene encoding branched-chain-amino-acid transaminase, whose amino-acid sequence MSEQWIYLDGQYVKKEDAKVSVYDHGFLYGDGVFEGIRMYDGNVFRLEEHVDRLYDSAKSIMLNIEVSKEEMSNIIIETLKMNKLENAYIRVVISRGVGNLGLDPFTCSHPQIIVIAEQLALFPKALYDTGIEIVTVASRRNRADVLSPKVKSLNYLNNILVKIEANLAGVSEALMLNDQGYVAEGSADNIFIVKKGKILTPPGYVGALEGITRNAIIEIAQKSGYEMKEEVFTRHDVYTADEVFLTGTAAEVIAVVKVDGRVIGDGKPGECTNKLLQQFRDTVTQDGRKVYKQNAQVG is encoded by the coding sequence ATGAGCGAGCAGTGGATTTACTTAGACGGTCAGTACGTAAAAAAGGAAGATGCAAAAGTATCTGTTTATGACCATGGTTTTCTTTATGGAGATGGAGTGTTCGAAGGCATTCGAATGTACGACGGCAATGTCTTCCGTCTCGAAGAACATGTTGATCGCCTTTACGATTCAGCCAAATCCATCATGCTGAACATCGAAGTCTCAAAAGAAGAGATGAGCAATATCATCATTGAAACATTGAAAATGAATAAACTTGAAAATGCCTATATCAGGGTTGTTATCTCCCGCGGAGTAGGGAATCTCGGATTGGATCCCTTCACTTGCAGCCATCCACAGATCATCGTCATCGCAGAACAGCTCGCCCTATTCCCGAAAGCATTGTATGACACGGGGATCGAGATCGTCACCGTGGCAAGCAGACGGAACCGTGCGGATGTTTTATCGCCGAAGGTCAAGTCGTTGAACTATCTGAACAATATCCTCGTAAAGATCGAAGCGAACCTTGCCGGTGTGAGTGAAGCGCTGATGCTGAACGATCAAGGGTATGTAGCGGAAGGATCCGCCGATAACATCTTCATCGTGAAGAAAGGAAAGATCCTGACTCCACCAGGTTATGTAGGGGCGCTGGAAGGCATCACACGAAACGCCATCATCGAAATCGCCCAGAAATCCGGTTATGAAATGAAAGAAGAAGTCTTTACACGCCACGATGTATATACTGCGGATGAAGTCTTCCTCACGGGTACTGCAGCAGAAGTCATCGCTGTCGTCAAAGTCGATGGACGTGTGATCGGAGACGGTAAACCGGGTGAATGTACAAATAAATTATTGCAACAGTTCAGGGACACTGTCACGCAGGATGGAAGAAAAGTTTACAAACAAAATGCTCAAGTCGGGTAA